Proteins from a single region of Streptomyces sp. Tu 3180:
- a CDS encoding SpoIIE family protein phosphatase, translating to MNGTDRVADAAFLYAVLHDLGAGVFTVDASGRVTFVNPWAERLLGRSEEEMLGHDAHDLLHRRRDGGPVPREQCSMLAPLRGGGSGGLGSEEYFLRADGATVPIIWSTTPLRVTGGASGMVVVFHDFSLQREAEERAAAHTAALEALTARLNLVADVSALLMSTVDASGMGRRLLRLLVPRMGDWAVLDLCPAVAGEGERIVLRSARDGERPVSPEGPFPPLPAESLRPVERAMRGDEPVRTTAGELAADPDAPLAATHRVLFDRLGGRSAVVVPLRARQRSFGMLTVARTGSAPAHSDAEVRLLSDIGRRLGMAMDNIRLYHEQRSVAETMQRQLLAPLPQVDYLRMAARYLPAQSAMEIGGDWYDAFLLSDGVTALVIGDVVGHDRQAAAHMAEVRNMLRALAWDHQEPPSLIMRRLDEAVTHTSDAPMATLVFARVEGEEGGPWQLHWVTAGHPPPLLVTGEGDTRFLTGGHGPLIGMSAVLHLDLSWPDAYEDLPPDSTLLLYTDGLVESRGRSIDLGLAKLRHHAAVLARRTAGRTVDDFCDELLARIDPGGDDVALLALRVPAAGAGTPGDTSPPPPRQSPRSPAAPGRAAPGSAVEHSEVLDPTRATGRGEATWE from the coding sequence GTGAACGGGACCGACCGGGTCGCGGACGCGGCCTTCCTGTACGCGGTCCTTCACGACCTGGGCGCGGGCGTCTTCACGGTCGACGCCTCGGGACGCGTCACGTTCGTCAACCCCTGGGCCGAGCGCCTGCTGGGCCGGTCCGAGGAGGAGATGCTCGGCCACGACGCGCACGACCTGCTGCACCGCCGGCGCGACGGCGGTCCCGTGCCGCGCGAGCAGTGCTCGATGCTGGCTCCCCTGCGCGGGGGCGGGTCCGGGGGACTGGGCAGCGAGGAGTACTTCCTGCGCGCCGACGGCGCGACCGTGCCGATCATCTGGTCGACCACTCCCCTGCGGGTGACGGGCGGCGCGAGCGGGATGGTGGTGGTCTTCCACGACTTCAGCCTGCAGCGCGAGGCCGAGGAGCGGGCCGCGGCGCACACCGCCGCCCTGGAGGCGCTGACCGCTCGGCTGAACCTGGTGGCGGACGTGTCGGCGCTGCTCATGTCCACCGTGGACGCCTCCGGCATGGGCCGCCGGCTGCTGCGCCTGCTGGTGCCGAGGATGGGTGACTGGGCCGTACTGGACCTGTGTCCCGCGGTGGCGGGGGAAGGGGAGCGGATCGTCCTTCGCAGCGCCCGCGACGGGGAGCGGCCGGTGTCCCCGGAAGGGCCGTTCCCGCCGTTGCCGGCGGAGAGCCTGCGGCCGGTGGAACGCGCCATGAGGGGCGACGAGCCCGTCCGGACGACCGCCGGGGAACTCGCCGCGGACCCGGACGCCCCGCTGGCCGCCACGCACCGGGTGCTGTTCGACCGGCTCGGCGGCCGGTCGGCCGTCGTGGTGCCGCTGCGTGCCCGGCAGCGGTCCTTCGGGATGCTGACCGTGGCCCGCACCGGGAGCGCCCCCGCCCATTCGGACGCCGAGGTCAGGCTGCTGTCCGACATCGGCCGGCGCCTCGGGATGGCGATGGACAACATCCGGCTGTACCACGAGCAGCGGAGCGTCGCCGAGACCATGCAGCGCCAGCTGCTCGCCCCTCTCCCCCAGGTGGACTACCTGCGGATGGCCGCCCGCTACCTCCCCGCGCAGAGCGCCATGGAGATCGGGGGCGACTGGTACGACGCCTTCCTGCTCTCCGACGGCGTCACGGCCCTGGTCATCGGGGACGTGGTCGGCCACGACCGGCAGGCCGCCGCGCACATGGCGGAGGTCCGCAACATGCTGCGCGCCCTGGCCTGGGACCACCAGGAGCCGCCCAGTCTGATCATGCGCCGTCTGGACGAGGCCGTGACCCACACCAGCGACGCCCCGATGGCCACCCTCGTCTTCGCCCGGGTGGAGGGCGAAGAGGGCGGTCCCTGGCAGTTGCACTGGGTCACCGCCGGGCACCCGCCGCCCCTGCTGGTGACCGGCGAGGGCGACACGCGCTTCCTGACCGGCGGCCACGGACCGCTGATCGGCATGAGCGCCGTCCTGCACCTGGATCTGAGCTGGCCCGACGCGTACGAGGACCTCCCCCCGGACTCCACCCTGCTCCTCTACACCGACGGCCTGGTGGAGAGCCGGGGCCGCTCCATCGACCTCGGTCTGGCCAAGCTCCGGCACCACGCCGCGGTCCTGGCCCGGCGCACGGCGGGGCGGACCGTGGACGACTTCTGCGACGAGCTGCTGGCACGGATCGACCCCGGTGGGGACGACGTCGCCCTGCTGGCCCTGCGCGTGCCCGCCGCCGGTGCGGGAACCCCCGGC
- a CDS encoding ABC transporter substrate-binding protein — translation MTGRDERPESRSPLITAADLAAHGVLPSPAPHTGRELDALLGLLTPHRPGITTVAVGHSRDDSCRRAAEAFTAAWENRGGTVLATVDWPETAASWLRPATRLTAGEPDAWVIAAAVPGFAQLARRLRHSTDWDPARTYAFASLQDSRLPALAGPRAVHGLRGATGDGGTWQVRHRWIVSRPPA, via the coding sequence ATGACCGGCCGCGACGAGCGGCCGGAGTCCCGCTCGCCCCTCATCACGGCCGCGGACCTCGCGGCCCACGGCGTCCTGCCATCGCCGGCTCCGCACACCGGGCGGGAACTCGACGCGCTGCTCGGCCTGCTGACGCCGCATCGCCCGGGGATCACGACGGTCGCCGTCGGTCACAGCCGTGACGACTCCTGCCGCCGCGCGGCCGAAGCGTTCACAGCGGCCTGGGAGAACCGCGGCGGCACGGTCCTCGCCACCGTGGACTGGCCCGAGACCGCGGCGTCCTGGCTGCGCCCCGCGACCCGGCTGACCGCCGGGGAACCCGACGCCTGGGTGATCGCCGCAGCCGTGCCCGGATTCGCCCAGCTCGCCCGCCGGCTGCGTCACTCCACCGACTGGGACCCGGCCAGGACCTATGCCTTCGCCTCCCTGCAGGACTCCCGGCTCCCGGCGCTCGCCGGACCGCGGGCCGTGCACGGCCTGCGCGGCGCGACCGGCGACGGCGGCACCTGGCAGGTGCGGCACCGCTGGATCGTCTCCCGTCCGCCCGCGTGA
- a CDS encoding Ada metal-binding domain-containing protein yields the protein MTGDTARRAYTLLGADGRPYRSAVPGTLGGHRRTRLYGRLDCPSALRALARGHYAAHRVFFPDEATAVAAGYRPCARCLPRAYARWKAATRATGAGRESGSAS from the coding sequence ATGACGGGCGACACCGCACGACGCGCGTACACGCTGCTGGGCGCGGACGGCAGACCGTACCGGAGCGCCGTTCCGGGCACGCTGGGCGGGCACCGGCGCACACGGCTGTACGGGCGTCTGGACTGCCCCTCGGCGCTGCGGGCCCTCGCCCGCGGCCACTACGCGGCCCACCGGGTCTTCTTCCCGGACGAGGCCACCGCGGTCGCCGCGGGCTACCGGCCCTGTGCCAGATGCCTGCCCCGGGCGTACGCCCGCTGGAAAGCCGCCACCCGCGCCACCGGGGCGGGCCGTGAAAGCGGCTCCGCGTCATGA
- a CDS encoding 2OG-Fe(II) oxygenase has translation MTHPTAGIDDRVAAGDWTALTDELNEHGSALTDRLLTPGECRAVSALYDEPEHFRTTVDMARYRFGSGQYRYFTHRLPDVVRELREAFYPRLLPVARDWARKLGRPAPWPDDLDEWLAMCHRAGQDKSAQILLRYGKGDWNALHRDVFGEMLFPLQVVIGLDAPGTDFTGGEFIMTEQRPRAQSRGSSTTLPQGHGLVFTTRDRPVASKRGWSNGPMRHGVSAVRSGRRHTLGLVFHDAA, from the coding sequence ATGACCCATCCGACGGCCGGCATCGACGACCGTGTCGCAGCCGGGGACTGGACAGCGCTCACCGACGAGCTGAACGAGCACGGCAGCGCGCTCACCGACCGGCTCCTCACCCCCGGCGAATGCCGGGCGGTCTCCGCGCTGTACGACGAGCCCGAGCACTTCCGCACCACGGTCGACATGGCCCGGTACCGCTTCGGCAGCGGCCAGTACCGCTACTTCACCCACCGGCTGCCGGACGTGGTGCGCGAACTGCGGGAGGCTTTCTATCCCCGGCTGCTGCCCGTCGCGCGGGACTGGGCCCGGAAGCTGGGGCGGCCCGCCCCGTGGCCCGACGACCTCGACGAGTGGCTGGCGATGTGCCACCGGGCCGGGCAGGACAAGTCCGCCCAGATCCTGCTGCGCTACGGCAAGGGCGACTGGAACGCCCTGCACCGCGACGTGTTCGGCGAGATGCTCTTCCCGCTGCAGGTCGTCATCGGGCTCGACGCCCCCGGCACGGACTTCACCGGAGGCGAGTTCATCATGACCGAGCAGCGCCCCCGCGCCCAGTCGCGCGGATCGTCCACCACCCTGCCCCAGGGCCACGGACTGGTCTTCACCACCCGCGACCGGCCCGTCGCCTCGAAACGGGGCTGGTCCAACGGCCCGATGCGCCACGGCGTGAGCGCCGTCCGCTCCGGGCGGCGCCACACCCTGGGCCTCGTCTTCCACGACGCGGCATGA
- a CDS encoding methylated-DNA--[protein]-cysteine S-methyltransferase: MTLWSTIASPLGDLLLVGERTDGQVTLTSLSMPGGRNTPAVRSDWLHDPEALADVSRQVAAYFAGELTRFDIRFTPTGTDFQQRVWRALEDIPFGTSTTYGELAEQLGVPRQGIQAVGAAIGANPLLLVRPCHRVIGADGTMRGYAAGVERKVWLLTHEGVLQPTLL, from the coding sequence ATGACGCTCTGGTCGACCATCGCCAGCCCCCTGGGCGACCTGCTGCTGGTGGGGGAGAGGACCGACGGACAGGTCACCCTCACCTCGCTGTCCATGCCCGGCGGGCGGAACACACCCGCCGTACGGTCCGACTGGCTGCACGATCCCGAGGCCCTCGCGGACGTCTCCCGTCAGGTGGCGGCCTACTTCGCCGGGGAACTCACCCGGTTCGACATCCGGTTCACCCCGACCGGCACGGACTTCCAGCAGCGGGTGTGGCGCGCGCTGGAGGACATCCCCTTCGGCACGTCGACCACCTACGGCGAGCTCGCCGAACAGCTCGGCGTCCCGCGGCAGGGCATCCAGGCGGTGGGCGCCGCGATCGGAGCCAACCCGCTGCTGCTGGTGCGGCCCTGTCACCGCGTGATCGGCGCGGACGGCACCATGCGCGGCTACGCCGCCGGTGTCGAGCGCAAGGTGTGGCTGCTCACCCACGAGGGCGTGCTGCAGCCCACGCTCCTGTGA
- a CDS encoding sulfurtransferase TusA family protein: protein MSPVVPDVPAPDITVDGTGLLCVTLLLRLREEIDGARPGTVVHVVTTDPAAPLDLPAWCHMTGHHYLGPVHDGARPVHALRLAAGARPTRPDAPWHGDGR, encoded by the coding sequence GTGAGCCCCGTGGTCCCGGACGTCCCCGCGCCGGACATCACCGTCGACGGCACCGGCCTGCTCTGCGTCACCCTCCTGCTCCGCCTCCGCGAGGAGATCGACGGTGCCCGGCCGGGCACCGTCGTCCACGTCGTCACCACCGACCCGGCGGCCCCGCTCGACCTGCCCGCCTGGTGCCACATGACCGGACACCACTACCTGGGCCCCGTCCACGACGGCGCCCGGCCGGTCCACGCCCTGCGGCTCGCCGCCGGCGCCCGGCCCACCAGGCCCGACGCGCCCTGGCACGGGGACGGCCGCTGA
- a CDS encoding MFS transporter: MTPTAPAAGTTPSLSDPGQAQRRVLRVLVASQVLSGAGLAAGVTVGALLAQGMLGTTSLAGLPSALFTAGSALAAVAVGRISQARGRRPGLATGYLTGAVGSAGVITAAALDNAALLFIALFVYGAGTATNLQARYAGADLARPGHRARAVSTVLVATTLGGVAGPNLAAPTGALAETLGIPALAGPFILSGAAYALAALVLALWLRPDPLLTARSLALAAADTTADPAPAHAPGTREGRTGVVLGALVMVLTQLVMVAIMTMTPVHMHDHGHGTAASGLVIALHIGAMYLPLPLTGRLADRYGRMKVAAASGITLLASGVLAAAAPGDSVALLALALVLLGIGWNFGLVSGTAIITDTVPLATRARTQGLVDVAIAIAGATGGMASGIMVAATGYPALALTGGVLSLALLPAIAATAHRR; encoded by the coding sequence ATGACCCCTACCGCACCCGCCGCCGGCACGACTCCCTCCCTGTCCGATCCCGGACAGGCCCAGCGCCGCGTCCTGCGCGTCCTGGTCGCCTCCCAGGTCCTCAGCGGCGCCGGACTCGCCGCCGGCGTCACCGTCGGCGCGCTCCTCGCCCAGGGGATGCTCGGCACCACCAGCCTCGCCGGACTGCCCAGCGCCCTGTTCACCGCGGGATCCGCACTCGCCGCCGTCGCCGTCGGCCGCATCTCCCAGGCCCGCGGCCGCCGCCCCGGACTGGCCACCGGGTACCTCACCGGCGCCGTCGGCTCGGCCGGCGTCATCACCGCCGCCGCCCTCGACAACGCCGCCCTGCTGTTCATCGCCCTGTTCGTCTACGGAGCGGGCACCGCCACCAATCTCCAGGCCCGCTACGCCGGGGCCGACCTCGCCCGACCCGGCCACCGCGCCCGGGCCGTCTCCACCGTCCTGGTCGCCACCACCCTCGGCGGTGTCGCCGGCCCCAACCTCGCCGCACCCACCGGCGCCCTCGCCGAGACCCTCGGCATCCCGGCCCTCGCCGGGCCCTTCATCCTGTCCGGCGCCGCCTACGCGCTCGCCGCCCTCGTCCTCGCCCTGTGGCTGCGGCCCGACCCGCTGCTCACCGCCCGTTCCCTCGCCCTGGCGGCGGCGGACACCACCGCCGATCCCGCCCCGGCCCACGCCCCCGGCACCCGGGAGGGCCGCACGGGCGTCGTCCTCGGCGCGCTCGTCATGGTCCTCACCCAGCTCGTCATGGTCGCGATCATGACCATGACGCCGGTGCACATGCACGACCACGGCCACGGGACCGCCGCCTCCGGCCTCGTCATCGCCCTCCACATCGGCGCCATGTACCTGCCCTTGCCCCTGACGGGCCGGCTGGCCGACCGCTACGGCCGCATGAAGGTCGCCGCCGCCTCCGGGATCACCCTCCTGGCCTCCGGCGTCCTCGCCGCGGCCGCCCCCGGCGACTCCGTCGCCCTCCTCGCCCTCGCCCTCGTGCTGCTCGGCATCGGCTGGAACTTCGGCCTCGTGTCGGGCACCGCGATCATCACCGACACCGTCCCGCTCGCCACCCGCGCCAGGACCCAGGGGCTGGTCGACGTCGCCATCGCCATCGCCGGCGCCACCGGCGGCATGGCCTCCGGCATCATGGTCGCCGCCACCGGCTACCCCGCCCTCGCCCTCACCGGCGGCGTCCTCTCCCTCGCCCTGCTGCCCGCCATCGCCGCGACCGCCCACCGCCGGTGA
- a CDS encoding metalloregulator ArsR/SmtB family transcription factor: MRDPATSGTKAALYDAFAASGKALASGKRLELLDLLAQGERTVDALAKAAGLNLTTASAHLQTLRQAGFVATRREGVRIHYRLAGDDVAQLFALLRKVADRHQAAVPAARNAYLGEDDAVAVTHEELLARVAAGDVTVLDVRPVEEYRAGHIPGAINIPVAELAGRVGELPEGAEVVVYCRGEYCALAHDAVRLLADHGRRAIRLNDGMLEWRLADLPVHAGETA, from the coding sequence ATGCGAGACCCCGCCACGAGCGGCACGAAGGCCGCGCTGTACGACGCGTTCGCGGCCAGCGGCAAGGCGCTGGCCAGCGGAAAGCGTCTGGAACTGCTCGATCTGCTCGCCCAGGGCGAGCGCACCGTCGACGCGCTGGCGAAGGCCGCCGGGCTGAACCTGACCACCGCCTCGGCTCATCTGCAGACGCTCAGGCAGGCCGGTTTCGTGGCCACCCGCCGTGAGGGGGTCCGGATCCACTACCGGCTCGCCGGCGACGACGTGGCCCAGCTGTTCGCCCTGCTGCGCAAGGTCGCCGACCGCCACCAGGCAGCCGTCCCCGCCGCCCGGAACGCCTACCTGGGCGAGGACGACGCCGTCGCGGTCACCCACGAGGAACTGCTGGCCCGGGTCGCCGCCGGCGACGTGACGGTGCTCGACGTGCGGCCGGTGGAGGAGTACCGGGCCGGGCACATCCCCGGCGCGATCAACATTCCCGTCGCGGAGCTGGCCGGCCGCGTCGGCGAGCTGCCCGAGGGGGCCGAGGTCGTCGTCTACTGCCGCGGCGAGTACTGCGCGCTGGCCCACGACGCCGTACGGCTCCTGGCCGACCACGGACGGCGGGCGATCCGGCTCAACGACGGCATGCTCGAGTGGCGCCTGGCCGATCTGCCCGTGCACGCCGGGGAGACGGCGTGA
- a CDS encoding carbohydrate kinase family protein, whose protein sequence is MSLSPHDVLVVGGAGVDTIVRVEKLEVPPGDSTHVPPVHDYVAHTGNGVALGCQALGLATKFIDFLGDDPQGHAVLAAYAERGLDFSHLVSPHGTPRGINLVDARGRRFSFYDSRHPADLRLPRSFYLPHLRRARHVHLSIVGHNRDMYEDVHRQGVTSSTDLHDWDGSDPHHLTYALASDYVFLSAAALRGRLDEVLHRIVDEGRARFVVATDGAAGCHVLVRGAGKPRHFPAVRPERPVVDTNGAGDAFVAAFLHALLEGRPLEDCVLAGSVSGAFVCGSAGTHTEFIDLPGLRAACARAVPADSDEHVRTGAGPTA, encoded by the coding sequence ATGAGCCTGTCCCCCCACGACGTCCTGGTGGTCGGCGGCGCCGGAGTGGACACCATCGTCCGCGTCGAGAAGCTGGAGGTCCCCCCGGGCGACTCGACGCACGTCCCACCCGTGCACGACTACGTCGCGCACACCGGGAACGGTGTGGCGCTCGGCTGTCAGGCGCTCGGGCTCGCCACCAAGTTCATCGACTTCCTCGGGGACGATCCGCAGGGTCACGCGGTGCTCGCCGCGTACGCCGAGCGGGGACTGGACTTCAGCCACCTGGTGTCCCCGCACGGCACCCCGCGCGGCATCAACCTGGTCGACGCCCGGGGCCGCCGGTTCTCCTTCTACGACTCCCGGCACCCGGCGGACCTGCGGCTGCCCCGCTCGTTCTACCTGCCGCACCTCCGGCGGGCGCGGCACGTCCACCTGTCGATCGTCGGTCACAACCGCGACATGTACGAGGACGTCCACCGTCAGGGCGTGACCAGCTCCACCGATCTGCACGACTGGGACGGGTCCGACCCCCACCACCTCACCTACGCCCTCGCCTCCGACTACGTGTTCCTCAGCGCGGCGGCCCTGCGCGGCCGGCTCGACGAGGTGCTGCACCGGATCGTCGACGAGGGCCGGGCCCGGTTCGTGGTGGCCACCGACGGCGCGGCGGGCTGTCACGTGCTGGTGCGGGGCGCGGGGAAACCGCGGCACTTCCCCGCGGTGCGGCCGGAACGGCCGGTCGTCGACACCAACGGCGCGGGCGACGCGTTCGTCGCCGCCTTCCTGCACGCCCTGCTGGAGGGGCGGCCGCTCGAGGACTGCGTGCTGGCCGGTTCCGTCTCCGGTGCCTTCGTCTGCGGAAGCGCCGGCACCCACACCGAGTTCATCGACCTGCCCGGTCTGCGCGCGGCCTGCGCCCGCGCCGTCCCCGCCGACTCCGACGAGCACGTCCGCACGGGGGCCGGGCCGACGGCGTGA
- a CDS encoding carboxymuconolactone decarboxylase family protein, whose amino-acid sequence MDARCDLFDNEIAARFAKRFANAALVVHRSPLPRSTRELVSLRASQINGCGHCVDMHTKEAAAAGETAVRLHLVAVWRESTVFDEAERAALALAEEGTRLADAHTGVSDETWAQVRKHYDDDQIAALVALVAVINAANRLAVIVHQKGGSYEPGMYAAALD is encoded by the coding sequence ATGGACGCCCGATGCGACCTGTTCGACAACGAGATCGCCGCCAGGTTCGCCAAGCGGTTCGCGAACGCCGCCCTGGTGGTCCACCGGTCGCCGCTGCCGAGGTCCACGCGGGAACTGGTGTCGCTGCGCGCCAGCCAGATCAACGGCTGCGGCCACTGCGTCGACATGCACACCAAGGAGGCCGCGGCCGCGGGTGAGACCGCCGTCCGGCTCCACCTGGTCGCCGTCTGGCGCGAGTCCACCGTGTTCGACGAGGCCGAGCGGGCCGCGCTGGCGCTCGCCGAGGAGGGCACCCGGCTCGCCGACGCCCACACCGGCGTGTCCGACGAGACCTGGGCCCAGGTGCGCAAGCACTACGACGACGACCAGATCGCCGCGCTGGTCGCGCTGGTCGCCGTGATCAACGCGGCCAACCGGCTCGCCGTGATCGTCCACCAGAAGGGAGGCTCCTACGAGCCCGGCATGTACGCCGCCGCGCTCGACTGA